One window of the Spea bombifrons isolate aSpeBom1 chromosome 8, aSpeBom1.2.pri, whole genome shotgun sequence genome contains the following:
- the SNAPC4 gene encoding snRNA-activating protein complex subunit 4: MTALDITAEREKIQREIDALERSLGPDVASIDVVVSDSSVDPEDDSDIEDLDGDSQKGDVIWEDGTSKTELCLQMNLVYQAVIEEKIQELELLLANNKEQQEELLWEIAGRKNSRSGESKQQPSNVTLGHFLRPYFRDKVTGVGPPANQDMIEKSAQGIKSFEELTNREWKSRDKKELKIAVISDRLQKMLQPKLFKLEYLQTKRDNSKSEIDKKILTKQIQETEREIDDINQLPEDVLIGKRTDEHDWDKICNINFEGAHSAEKLRRIWQNLEHPHISKGSWEDEEVSKLLEIAAKHNYVNWQAIAEELGTNRTAFQCLQVYQLNNKDFKRKEFTKEEDEMLTHLVQQMRVGNHIPYRKISYFMEGRDGVQLLCRWSKSIDPNLKKGSWTKSEDELLLKAVAKYGAKDWYKIREEVPGRSDVQCRERYVKGLHRDLKKGKWSVEEKEKLMELIEKHGVGNWAKVASELTHRSGSQCLSKWKGIMGLLKRSKWSKKRIKKEKVSESEGTTSTSSSSSEESDLELTDSSEEDKKKKKSPKRPEPVLQKVPRLDLWVPRKLPLTTEAPQNSTSPLIRVRPLRTKRAAKIQKGPFQFTTVLKGIAYPHSTDTVIEDPKELINEAAQNRRQILCISEDDVRRILKVNTQLRHDKQVSRLGIKPSSSDVPGADQPEGQVPGKPESVLRKKVELCRDTLERRLLLAVTPWVGNVFLPLSACAGRPLKKKMIQADVLKERISSIPLSSTPVFTFFIQFFRIDADGCLKIIKDRKPKPAAIFTKKNPTPTIPKVAAQCVSVPAYTSYLFGPFSIIYEGVQRTLFTNLKVPTKPIEKPIVKPIEKPIVSTKSIEKPIETTSVAVRPSIDSQQNCPLPSSPPCHRSRKKEPPKKREGPAPKLKTVYELLREKRVREKRQKEAANRTALQSVIIQPAINAASQRQTVVLPLTPSQSERTVWPVMPLVSLPACQIIQANSSSSSPGPGADAGKSNLGNPSTEEKGKSTNSPSASNSPAPAQGGSSSTAKPPQQSITLMPTLVGGTGANSSVLPVTWFVTPQGLVPIPLQALRFSTPASTQPSNEAPSPAPSSTSGAEDLTETRPPPDSNATESNNVTTPHVVKTEPSSGSGSEVASGPGHGASPGSDKVTSDHAPSVPAPLSPKITTVASPNAADIPSVPLVRPPLSTPSPSPASNNPCSHPPVPKGQASLGLKRYPVVKIAKILPLNHSENAAPNSKSPPKIVLSPGSKSNSQPTPCSPDRNHLNLSLVSLEEESKVKEWLPGCKDLETPTPNSNTAYLPPSVCTLKMLSRLLLQKNVLEDNAFKLVPPLEGGILRSPGTKTEVVKDIVNQKLKDNPAYLLLKQRFLSAFALSALLAVLPPGQSRTTMGYSKMKYDSSDEDADHSTESESNQEAEEEGDDVQKSCPDTNEDDVEDQEASDDEESGHETSTNTVDGMECLSRRTTRKRTYPLKET; the protein is encoded by the exons ATGACTGCCCTGGATATTACTGCCGAGAGGGAAAAGATTCAGAGAGAGATCGACGCTCTCGAGAGGAGTTTGGGCCCCGATGTTGCTTCGATAGACGTCGTCGTGTCGGACTCGAGCGTCGATCCCGAAGATG attcTGACATAGAAGACTTAGACGGAGATAGTCAAAAG GGTGATGTCATTTGGGAAGACGGTACCAGCAAGACGGAattgtgtttgcagatgaaCCTGGTTTACCAAGCGGTGATTGAGGAGAAGATTCAGGAGCTGGAGCTGCTTCTCGCTAATAACAAGGAGCAGCAG GAAGAGTTACTCTGGGAGATCGCCGGCCGAAAAAACTCAAGAAGTGGGGAGTCTAAGCAGCAACCATCAAATGTCACCCTCGGGCATTTCTTGAGGCCGTATTTTAGGGATAAAGTTACTGGAGTG GGTCCGCCTGCCAATCAAGACATGATTGAAAAATCCGCGCAGGGAATAAAGTCCTTTGAAGAGCTTACCAATAGAGAAT GGAAGAGCCGGGATAAAAAGGAGCTTAAAATAGCCGTGATAAGCGACCGCTTGCAAAAGATGCTCCAGCCCAAACTGTTTAA GCTGGAATATCTGCAGACAAAGCGAGACAACAGCAAGAGCGAAATCGACAAGAAGATCTTGACCAAACAGATCCAGGAAACAGAACGGGAAATAGATGACATCAA CCAGCTCCCAGAAGATGTCTTAATTGGGAAGAGGACAGATGAACACGACTGGGACAAGATCTGCAACATCAAC TTTGAAGGTGCCCACAGCGCGGAGAAGTTGAGAAGGATCTGGCAGAACTTAGAACACCCCCATATTTCCAAGGGGTCTTGGGAAGACGAGGAAGTGTCCAAACTGCTTGAAATCGCGGCCAAGCATAATTACGTCAACTGGCAAGCGATTGCCGAGGAACTGGGG ACAAACAGAACCGCGTTCCAGTGTCTTCAGGTATACCAGCTCAACAACAAGGATTTCAAACGCAAAGAGTTCACCAAGGAAGAAGACGAGATGTTGACGCATCTCGTGCAGCAGATGCGCGTCGGGAACCATATTCCTTACCGGAAAA tCTCCTACTTTATGGAAGGCAGAGACGGCGTGCAGCTCCTGTGTCGGTGGTCGAAGAGCATAGATCCTAACTTGAAAAAGGGATCTTGGACCAAAAGTGAAGATGAG CTGTTGCTGAAGGCCGTAGCTAAGTACGGGGCAAAGGACTGGTACAAGATTCGAGAAGAGGTTCCCGGCAGAAGCGACGTGCAGTGCCGAGAGAG ATATGTGAAAGGCCTCCACAGGGATCTGAAGAAAGGAAAGTGGAGCGTGGAAGAGAAGGAGAAGCTTATGGAGCTCATAGAAAAGCACGGAGTGG gTAACTGGGCAAAAGTAGCCTCGGAATTAACCCACCGGTCGGGCTCTCAGTGTCTGAGCAAATGGAAAGGCATCATGGGTTTATTAAAG AGATCGAAGTGGTCCAAGAAACgtataaagaaagagaaagtCAGCGAGTCGGAGGGCACCACCAGCactagcagcagcagcagcgaggAGAGCGATCTGGAGCTCACCGACAGCTCCGAGGAggacaagaagaagaagaagtcccCCAAGCGTCCAGAACCCGTTTTGCAGAAAGTGCCCAGGCTGGATTTGTGGGTACCAAGGAAACTGCCCCTAACTACAGAGGCGCCGCAGAACTCCACATCTCCTCTCATCAGGGTCAGACCTTTGAGAACTAAGAGAGCCGCAAAGATCCAAAAGGGTCCTTTCCAGTTCACCACCGTACTGAAAGGCATTGCCTATCCTCACTCCACGGATACAGTCATTGAGGACCCCAAAGAGCTCATAAACGAG GCCGCCCAGAACAGACGTCAGATTCTGTGTATCAGCGAGGACGACGTCAGGAGAATTCTGAAAGTAAACACCCAGCTCCGCCACGACAAGCAG GTCAGCAGACTTGGGATAAAACCAAGTTCCTCCGACGTTCCTGGCGCGGATCAGCCTGAAGGCCAAGTCCCGGGGAAGCCGGAGTCGGTGCTTCGTAAAAAAGTTGAACTTTGCAGAGATACGTTGGAAAGACGGCTGCTCTTAGCCGTCACCCCGTGGGTGGGCAATGTCTTTCTTCCCCTCTCGGCATGCGCTGGAAGACCGCTCAAGAAGAAGATGATTCAAG ctgatgtattgaaggaacggATCAGCTCCATACCGCTGTCCAGTACTCCTGTGTTTACTTTCTTTATCCAG TTCTTTCGTATAGATGCCGACGGCTGTCTCAAAATAATCAAGGACAGAAAACCTAAACCGGCTGCCATTTTCACCAAAAAGAACCCAACCCCTACAATCCCGAAGGTGGCGGCTCAATGCGTAAGCGTGCCGGCGTACACTTCTTATTTGTTTGGtccttttagtattatttatgaaGGAGTTCAGCGTACCTTATTCACCAATTTGAAA GTGCCCACAAAGCCCATCGAGAAGCCCATAGTGAAGCCCATCGAGAAGCCCATCGTGTCCACAAAGTCCATAGAGAAGCCCATAGAGACCACCTCCG TTGCAGTTAGACCGTCGATCGATTCACAGCAAAACTGCCCTTTGCCCAGTAGCCCACCTTGCCATCGTTCAAGGAAGAaagaaccccccaaaaaacgcgAGGGACCAGCTCCGAAGCTAAAAACCGTGTATGAACTACTCAGGGAAAAAAGGGTCCGCGAAAAGAGGCAGAAGGAAGCCGCGAACAGGACTGCTCTCCAATCTGTAATAATTCAGCCTGCCATCAATGCAGCAAGCCAGCGGCAAACCGTGGTATTACCCCTGACTCCGTCCCAGTCCGAGAGGACGGTGTGGCCAGTAATGCCGTTGGTTTCGTTGCCCGCGTGTCAGATTATTCAAGCTAATTCTTCCAGCTCTTCGCCCGGCCCCGGGGCAGATGCTGGAAAGAGTAACCTGGGGAACCCATCGAcggaagaaaaaggaaaaagtacGAATAGTCCAAGCGCTAGTAACAGTCCTGCCCCGGCACAAGGAGGATCATCTTCTACAGCAAAACCGCCACAGCAATCAATAACATTAATGCCAACGCTGGTGGGTGGTACAGGGGCAAATAGCTCTGTATTGCCTGTGACCTGGTTTGTTACCCCTCAGGGCTTGGTCCCAATACCTCTGCAGGCGTTAAGATTTTCTACTCCAGCCTCAACTCAACCTTCAAATGAAGCTCCTTCCCCAGCCCCAAGTTCCACGAGTGGAGCAGAAGACCTTACTGAGACCAGGCCACCTCCTGACTCTAATGCCACGGAGAGCAATAATGTAACTACCCCCCATGTTGTTAAAACGGAACCTTCTAGTGGATCAGGAAGCGAAGTGGCATCTGGTCCTGGCCACGGTGCCTCACCAGGTTCAGATAAGGTCACCTCCGATCATGCTCCTTCAGTACCTGCGCCATTATCCCCAAAGATCACCACAGTTGCATCTCCGAACGCTGCAGACATACCTTCTGTCCCGCTGGTTCGTCCTCCGTTGTCAACACCTTCCCCCAGCCCCGCGTCTAATAATCCATGCAGTCATCCACCTGTACCAAAAGGCCAGGCTTCTCTGGGTCTAAAAAGATACCCTGTcgttaaaatagcaaaaattcTTCCTTTAAACCATTCTGAAAACGCTGCACCCAATTCCAAAAGTCCACCAAAGATTGTTCTGTCCCCAGGCTCTAAAAGCAACAGCCAACCAACCCCGTGTAGCCCTGATAGAAATCATCTGAATCTGAGCCTCGTGTCCTTGGAAGAAGAGTCCAAAGTGAAGGAATGGCTTCCGGGTTGCAAAGATTTAGAAACCCCGACGCCAAACAGTAACACGGCCTACCTACCCCCTTCGGTCTGCACTCTTAAGATGTTATCTAGGCTTTTGTTACAGAAGAACGTTTTGGAAGACAATGCCTTCAAACTGGTGCCTCCTCTGGAAGGTGGTATCCTGAGGTCTCCAGGAACAAAGACAGAGGTTGTCAAAGACATTGTCAACCAAAAGTTAAAGGACAACCCGGCGTATCTCTTGCTCAAGCAACGCTTCCTTTCAGCCTTCGCCTTATCAGCTCTGCTAGCAGTTCTTCCACCGGGCCAAAGCAGGACAACCATGGGCTACTCAAAGATGAAATATGACAGCAGCGACGAGGACGCGGACCACTCTACAGAGTCCGAAAGCAACcaggaagcagaagaagagggagatgaTGTTCAGAAATCATGCCCAGACACGAATGAGGATGATGTTGAAGATCAG gaGGCATCGGACGATGAAGAAAGCGGCCATGAGACCTCCACCAACACCGTCGACGGCATGGAGTGCCTCTCGAGAAGAACCACTCGGAAGAGGACATATCCTCTGAAGGAGACGTGA
- the ENTR1 gene encoding endosome-associated-trafficking regulator 1 — MSGFCKHPHAKANSLITEDDAKVEVQEETNPFSFKEFVKSKARPAATITQCDGGYPKRIPESCGRSGLKYEETFFKDPTVIENLVDEEEDDDDDEEEEEEEDWSTSYHPSVIEHTHNPKPYSLPFAGYDESYNYSDVSAGEPFNAQRLHGRVSPSSEGCPSQIEPLLDSTSNSVDDLRFQTLQINYEEVQEENSCLKRQILELTERNKIQTEKVKHLEWRLERKILEEQKEAQDLESMVQQVEKNLQTMTKRAAKAEGNVTKLKQEVALLQVQLNTYKAENEALRRGETAAMNTVKHNASLALENLHKVVSGAQSSIKQLMSGAESMNLVAELLRSIDRIAEVHENDVP, encoded by the exons ATGTCAGGGTTCTGCAAGCACCCCCATGCCAAAGCCAACAGTCTCATCACTGAAGATG ACGCCAAAGTCGAAGTTCAGGAAGAAACCAACCCGTTCTCCTTTAAGGAGTTTGTGAAAAGCAAGGCGCGTCCGGCGGCCACCATAACGCAATGTGACGGGGGGTATCCCAAG CGGATTCCCGAGTCCTGCGGACGCTCGGGTTTGAAATACGAGGAGACTTTCTTCAAAGATCCCACCGTGATTGAAAACCTAgtggatgaagaagaagatgatgatgatgacgaggaggaggaggaggaggaggactggaGCACGAGTTATCACCCCTCGGTTATTGAGCATACCCATAACCCCAAGCCTTACTCTTTGCCCTTCGCGGGGTATGATGAGTCTTATAACTACAGCGACGTGTCTGCGGGAGAGCCGTTTAACGCCCAGCGCCTCCACGGCCGCGTCTCTCCTTCCTCGGAGGGATGTCCGTCCCAAATAGAACCCCTTCTGGACTCCACAAGCAATTCCGTCGATGATCTTCGCTTCCAGACTCTGCAGATAAACTACGAAGAG gtccAAGAAGAAAATTCCTGTCTGAAAAGACAAATCCTCGAGCTtacagaaagaaacaaaattcaAACTGAGAA GGTCAAACATCTGGAGTGGAGGCTGGAAAGAAAAATCCTGGAGGAACAGAAGGAAGCTCAGGATCTGGAGTCTATGGTTCAGCAAGTGGAGAAAAACCTACAGACCATGACG AAAAGAGCTGCCAAGGCGGAGGGTAACGTCACCAAGTTAAAGCAAGAAGTGGCCCTTCTTCAG gtCCAGCTGAACACGTACAAAGCGGAGAACGAAGCCCTGCGGCGGGGAGAGACGGCAGCTATGAACACCGTGAAGCACAACGCCAGCCTGGCCTTGGAAAATCTTCACAAAGTCGTCAGCGGTGCTCAGTCTTCCATAAA GCAGCTGATGTCAGGAGCCGAATCCATGAACCTCGTAGCCGAACTCCTCCGATCTATTGACCGAATTGCCGAAGTCCATGAGAACGACGTGCCGTGA